One Roseburia rectibacter DNA window includes the following coding sequences:
- a CDS encoding MBL fold metallo-hydrolase RNA specificity domain-containing protein translates to MVLEFLGAAHEVTGSCHYLSFADKHILVDCGMEQGPDLYTNQDIPVNAAMIDYVFVTHAHIDHSGLLPLLYNHGFRGKIYCTLATNELCNIMLKDSAHIQMFEAEWRNRKAKRAGKPEIVPLYDMNDAMSVLNHFVPCDYQKKIKVCDGLEVRFVDAGHLLGSSSIEMWVQDDDGTEVKLAFSGDIGPGSRPLIKDPEYIKDADYVIMESTYGDRKHNTPLDFAIALAKVIKETLYERGGNLVIPAFSVGRTQEMLYFIRRIKSEHLLPEFENFEVYIDSPLAVEATSIFNKSVEECFDEDARALVQQGINPIGFPGLKMAITSDESKMINFNDDPKVIISASGMCEAGRIRHHLKHNLWRKDSTILFVGYQVPGTLGFSLLNGAKEVRLFGETIEVAATIENLPGISGHADVEQLTKWAASFENKPKKVFVVHGEDKVTEQFADHLKDALGYDAYAPFPGDAFDLATGEQVREGSRERAEKKTMEKSRASSNVFARLLAAGQRLLTVINKCEGMPNKELGKFADQINALCNKWER, encoded by the coding sequence ATGGTATTGGAATTTTTAGGCGCAGCACATGAGGTAACGGGCAGTTGTCATTATCTGTCATTTGCAGATAAGCATATACTGGTGGACTGTGGAATGGAACAGGGACCGGATCTATACACGAACCAGGATATACCGGTTAATGCGGCAATGATCGATTATGTGTTTGTGACACATGCACATATTGACCATTCCGGATTATTGCCTCTTTTATACAATCATGGTTTTCGCGGCAAAATTTACTGTACGTTAGCGACTAATGAACTGTGTAACATTATGCTCAAAGACAGCGCACATATCCAGATGTTTGAGGCAGAGTGGCGTAACCGGAAGGCAAAACGAGCCGGAAAACCGGAAATAGTTCCTCTTTACGATATGAATGATGCGATGAGCGTGCTGAATCATTTTGTGCCGTGTGATTATCAGAAAAAGATTAAAGTCTGTGACGGACTTGAAGTAAGATTTGTGGATGCCGGTCATCTGCTTGGATCTTCAAGCATTGAAATGTGGGTACAGGATGATGACGGAACAGAGGTAAAACTGGCATTTTCCGGAGATATCGGGCCGGGCAGCCGTCCGCTTATCAAGGATCCGGAATATATCAAAGATGCCGATTATGTGATCATGGAGTCAACTTACGGTGACAGAAAACACAATACACCTCTGGATTTTGCGATCGCCCTTGCGAAAGTGATCAAAGAGACGCTGTATGAACGGGGAGGCAATCTGGTCATCCCGGCATTTTCCGTAGGCAGAACGCAGGAGATGCTTTATTTTATACGCAGGATCAAAAGCGAACATCTGCTGCCTGAATTTGAAAATTTTGAGGTATACATAGACAGCCCGTTAGCGGTTGAGGCTACAAGCATCTTTAATAAGAGCGTGGAAGAATGTTTTGATGAAGATGCGAGAGCACTTGTGCAGCAGGGGATTAACCCGATCGGATTTCCGGGACTTAAAATGGCGATCACAAGTGATGAATCGAAGATGATTAACTTTAATGATGATCCGAAAGTTATTATTTCTGCATCTGGAATGTGTGAGGCGGGACGTATCCGCCACCATTTGAAACATAATCTGTGGAGAAAAGATTCCACGATTTTATTTGTAGGATACCAGGTACCTGGAACGCTTGGCTTTTCCCTTTTAAATGGTGCGAAAGAAGTCAGGCTTTTTGGAGAGACGATCGAGGTCGCAGCAACGATCGAGAATCTTCCGGGTATCAGCGGACATGCGGACGTGGAACAGCTTACAAAGTGGGCGGCATCATTTGAAAACAAACCGAAAAAAGTATTTGTGGTACATGGGGAGGATAAAGTCACAGAGCAGTTTGCAGACCATCTGAAAGATGCTCTGGGATATGATGCATATGCACCGTTCCCGGGAGACGCATTTGACCTTGCAACAGGTGAACAGGTGCGTGAAGGTTCCAGGGAACGGGCAGAGAAAAAGACGATGGAGAAGAGCCGTGCGTCAAGCAATGTATTTGCAAGACTGCTTGCTGCGGGACAGAGGCTTCTTACGGTTATCAATAAATGCGAAGGAATGCCAAACAAAGAACTTGGTAAATTTGCAGATCAGATCAATGCCCTGTGTAATAAGTGGGAACGTTAA
- a CDS encoding sigma-E processing peptidase SpoIIGA: MYVFYADVFLLENLFMDYMAILGCNCLLKRRIHAGRLFAVSLIFSLFHLFLVCFIRNRILYLLIAHFVLNTGMVFLCFGWEGKRSYLENWVVTYFMCVIQGGALEWLLEQQIFTQNEVLQIFVVTAAVVTAVICFGERRIYGNHIYPAELKKGERHIRLHAYWDSGNQLMDPYTGQEISILSETTAEKIFSKEKDLVRFVPYRSLGEKNGLIAVTNVDEMIIFQGKHAVKIQNAAIGTADKMLFDGKEYEMILNASSIMPHGI; encoded by the coding sequence ATATATGTATTTTATGCAGATGTGTTCCTGCTTGAAAATCTGTTCATGGATTATATGGCAATACTTGGATGCAACTGTCTGCTGAAACGGAGAATACATGCCGGGCGGTTGTTTGCAGTATCGCTTATATTTTCGCTGTTTCATCTGTTTCTGGTTTGTTTTATAAGAAACAGGATACTGTATTTGCTGATCGCACATTTTGTTTTAAATACGGGGATGGTATTTTTGTGTTTTGGCTGGGAAGGAAAGCGCAGCTATCTGGAAAACTGGGTTGTAACCTATTTTATGTGTGTGATACAGGGAGGAGCACTGGAATGGCTCTTAGAACAGCAGATATTTACACAAAATGAGGTTTTACAGATATTTGTTGTGACGGCGGCAGTGGTTACGGCAGTGATCTGTTTTGGAGAAAGACGCATTTACGGAAATCATATATATCCTGCGGAATTAAAAAAAGGGGAAAGACATATCAGACTGCATGCATACTGGGATAGCGGAAATCAGCTGATGGACCCGTACACAGGACAGGAAATCAGTATTTTATCGGAAACCACAGCAGAAAAGATCTTTTCAAAGGAAAAAGATCTGGTACGGTTTGTGCCCTATCGGTCACTGGGAGAAAAGAATGGGTTAATTGCGGTAACTAATGTGGATGAAATGATAATTTTCCAGGGAAAACATGCGGTAAAGATCCAGAATGCGGCGATCGGAACGGCAGATAAAATGTTATTTGACGGTAAGGAGTATGAAATGATTCTGAATGCATCAAGCATTATGCCGCATGGCATATAG
- a CDS encoding PqqD family protein: MKERYQLRHAAGAYWLLDMEQGKQYKKPFMLNECGAYIYRAYISGMSEDEIVQAFAKEYELSFSGAQSDVKQFMMELRQQGII; the protein is encoded by the coding sequence ATGAAAGAACGGTATCAATTACGTCATGCGGCAGGGGCGTACTGGCTTTTGGATATGGAGCAGGGAAAACAATATAAAAAACCGTTCATGTTAAACGAGTGTGGTGCATATATTTATCGTGCGTATATTTCAGGAATGTCCGAAGATGAGATCGTACAGGCATTTGCAAAAGAATATGAATTATCATTCTCCGGTGCACAAAGTGATGTGAAACAGTTTATGATGGAGTTAAGACAACAGGGTATTATTTGA
- a CDS encoding NAD-dependent epimerase/dehydratase family protein, which translates to MNILLVGNGGNFMRLMINRLNKEGHRVFVLTEEPKKGYSLKKVFEVYHFSYEDACVREVLESIMPQVVVFWGAYDHNFSWNKVENTAASYAAGLTNILMNYIALKKGRFVYLSSESVFDGENARLMKEDDLTGACSKRGQAIAIGEEICKNYARMGNDIVVLRLDHLYGEIRKKEDTDTICAKMCLEAVNTGEIIASQNEKIMLLHEADAVEFIYQMMVTKEHKHTLYQLSSGEKISRYDLAKAVAAGMKTGVSVIEEENEKYREVMLSGKRYEEEFGLRVIHHAGTDVEKIAAYFGRHAAEFTDIVRKKGYLFQRFGSRTKEIITNLIPFMENLICFIPFFMLNNRAVGSEYFQNIDFYLLYVLLFALVYGQQQATFSALLAVAGYCFRQMYHRSGFDVMLDYNTYVWIAQLLILGLAVGYLRDQLRAMREEQQHEVSYLTKQLDDISDINVSNVRVKEILANQIVNQNDSFGKLYEITSSLEQYEPCEVLFYAAEVLARLMGSKDVAIYTVANRSYARLFSATSAKARSLGNSINYSQMDAMYTVLAGKKVYINKNMDERYPLMANAIYSEDEMQLILMIWGIPWERMTLGQANMLTVIGYLIQNAVVRANRYIAALEQQRYIQGTNILEPEAFSSLVKAYLKARDKGLTQCALLSVDTEEKDREETGRRLTKLLRQSDYVGELEDGKMYALLANTSTKDADMVRERFEKEGVYCQIQEDIFL; encoded by the coding sequence ATGAACATATTGCTGGTTGGAAATGGCGGAAATTTCATGCGCCTTATGATTAACAGGCTGAATAAAGAAGGACACAGGGTATTCGTTCTGACGGAGGAACCAAAGAAAGGGTATAGTTTAAAGAAAGTATTTGAAGTGTATCATTTTTCGTATGAGGATGCCTGTGTGCGGGAGGTATTAGAGAGCATCATGCCACAGGTGGTTGTTTTTTGGGGGGCATACGACCATAATTTCTCCTGGAACAAGGTGGAAAATACAGCGGCATCCTACGCGGCCGGACTTACGAATATTTTGATGAATTATATAGCTTTAAAGAAAGGCAGATTTGTCTATCTTTCTTCGGAGAGTGTTTTTGATGGTGAAAATGCCCGTCTTATGAAGGAGGACGATCTTACCGGGGCATGCAGCAAGAGAGGGCAGGCAATTGCCATCGGAGAAGAAATCTGTAAAAATTATGCACGGATGGGGAATGACATTGTGGTTCTCCGGCTTGATCATCTGTATGGGGAGATACGAAAGAAAGAAGATACCGATACGATCTGCGCAAAGATGTGCTTAGAGGCTGTAAATACCGGTGAGATCATTGCGTCACAGAATGAAAAAATAATGCTTTTGCACGAGGCTGATGCAGTGGAGTTTATTTACCAGATGATGGTGACAAAGGAGCATAAACACACATTGTATCAACTGTCTTCCGGGGAAAAAATATCACGGTATGACCTTGCTAAGGCAGTTGCTGCGGGAATGAAGACCGGAGTCAGTGTCATAGAAGAAGAAAACGAAAAATACCGGGAAGTTATGCTTTCCGGTAAAAGATACGAGGAAGAGTTTGGGCTTCGTGTGATTCATCATGCCGGGACTGATGTGGAAAAGATTGCGGCTTATTTTGGCAGGCATGCAGCAGAATTTACAGATATAGTGAGGAAAAAGGGGTATTTGTTTCAAAGATTTGGCAGCAGAACAAAGGAAATCATAACGAATCTGATCCCTTTTATGGAAAACCTTATCTGTTTTATCCCATTTTTTATGTTAAATAACCGGGCAGTTGGAAGTGAATATTTTCAGAATATTGATTTTTATCTTCTGTATGTGCTGTTGTTTGCACTTGTGTATGGACAGCAGCAGGCAACGTTTTCTGCGCTGCTTGCCGTGGCGGGATATTGTTTCCGGCAGATGTATCACAGAAGCGGATTTGATGTCATGCTTGACTATAATACCTATGTCTGGATCGCACAGCTTCTGATCTTAGGTCTGGCAGTAGGTTACTTAAGGGACCAGCTTCGCGCGATGAGAGAGGAACAGCAGCATGAGGTATCATATTTAACCAAGCAGCTGGATGATATTTCAGATATTAATGTCAGCAATGTCAGGGTAAAAGAGATTCTTGCAAATCAGATCGTAAATCAGAATGACAGTTTTGGAAAACTATATGAGATCACGTCAAGTCTTGAGCAGTATGAACCATGTGAGGTACTTTTTTATGCAGCGGAAGTGCTTGCAAGACTGATGGGAAGCAAGGATGTGGCAATTTATACAGTGGCGAACCGTTCTTATGCACGTCTTTTTTCTGCAACATCAGCAAAAGCACGCAGTCTTGGTAATTCGATCAATTACAGCCAGATGGATGCCATGTATACGGTTCTTGCCGGGAAGAAGGTTTATATTAATAAAAATATGGATGAAAGGTATCCGCTTATGGCGAATGCCATTTATTCAGAAGATGAGATGCAGCTGATACTGATGATCTGGGGGATTCCGTGGGAAAGGATGACGTTAGGACAGGCAAATATGCTGACAGTTATCGGCTATCTGATCCAGAATGCGGTGGTGCGTGCAAACCGTTATATTGCCGCGTTAGAGCAGCAGCGATACATACAGGGAACAAATATATTGGAACCGGAAGCCTTTTCATCCCTCGTAAAGGCATATTTAAAGGCAAGGGATAAGGGACTGACACAGTGTGCACTGCTTTCTGTGGACACAGAGGAAAAAGACCGTGAAGAGACTGGCAGACGGCTTACAAAACTCTTGAGACAAAGTGATTATGTCGGTGAACTTGAAGACGGAAAAATGTATGCACTTCTTGCAAATACCAGTACAAAGGATGCAGATATGGTAAGAGAAAGGTTTGAAAAAGAGGGAGTGTACTGTCAGATTCAGGAGGATATATTTTTATGA
- the dapF gene encoding diaminopimelate epimerase: protein MSEIILRKYHGVGNDYLIFDPKKNDVVLNERLIKQLCRRNIGVGADGILYGPLIEDKKIKVRIFNPDGSEAEKSGNGIRIFSRYLKDAGYVKEKKYYLTTKAGDTLVTFLDDAGERMRVDMGYAVFEAEQIPALGFEGEVVGESIFFCDNFYNATCVSMGNPNCVIMLERVDRKKAMQLGPYVENAKYFPNRINMQLCQIVDEKNIQVEIYERGAGYTFASGTGACAAAAASHRLGLVGDEVTVHMHGGDLFIEFGEDGRIFMTGSVVYIGKITVAEQFFS from the coding sequence ATGTCTGAAATCATACTTCGCAAATATCATGGGGTTGGCAATGATTATCTGATTTTCGATCCAAAGAAAAATGACGTTGTTTTAAACGAAAGACTGATAAAGCAGTTATGCAGACGTAATATTGGCGTCGGTGCAGATGGAATTTTGTACGGACCGCTTATTGAAGATAAAAAAATTAAAGTACGAATTTTTAATCCGGATGGAAGTGAAGCTGAAAAAAGCGGCAATGGCATCCGGATTTTTTCAAGATATTTAAAAGATGCCGGCTATGTAAAAGAAAAAAAGTATTATCTGACCACAAAGGCGGGGGATACGCTTGTAACTTTTCTGGATGATGCTGGAGAGCGCATGCGTGTGGATATGGGATATGCGGTATTTGAGGCAGAACAGATCCCGGCACTTGGATTTGAAGGAGAAGTCGTGGGAGAATCGATATTTTTCTGCGATAATTTTTATAATGCAACCTGTGTATCCATGGGCAATCCTAACTGTGTTATCATGCTTGAACGGGTAGACCGCAAGAAGGCAATGCAGTTAGGACCGTATGTGGAAAATGCAAAATATTTTCCGAATCGTATCAATATGCAGCTTTGCCAGATCGTGGATGAAAAAAATATACAGGTTGAGATCTATGAACGTGGAGCAGGTTATACGTTTGCTTCCGGCACCGGGGCCTGTGCGGCAGCAGCAGCTTCTCACCGTTTAGGGCTGGTGGGAGATGAAGTGACCGTACATATGCACGGTGGAGATCTTTTTATAGAGTTTGGGGAAGACGGTAGAATTTTTATGACGGGTTCGGTTGTATATATTGGAAAAATTACTGTTGCAGAGCAGTTTTTTTCATGA
- the sigG gene encoding RNA polymerase sporulation sigma factor SigG yields the protein MASYKVEICGVNTAKLPILKEEEKDALFARIKQGDNAARETYIKGNLRLVLSVIKRFSGNHENVDDLFQIGCIGLIKSIDNFDPTIGVKFSTYAVPMIIGEIRRYLRDNNSIRVSRSLRDTAYKAIHTKEILSKSENKEPTLDEIAAESGISKEDIVFALDAIQSPLSLYDPVYTDGGDTLYVMDQISDKKNREENWIEELSLNDALNRLNERENYILKLRFFEGKTQMEVADEIHISQAQVSRLEKSALKSIRHYLSL from the coding sequence ATGGCTTCTTATAAAGTAGAAATCTGCGGTGTCAATACCGCAAAACTCCCCATTTTGAAAGAAGAGGAAAAAGATGCTCTGTTTGCGCGAATCAAGCAGGGAGACAACGCTGCCAGAGAAACATATATCAAGGGCAATCTCAGACTGGTATTAAGTGTCATCAAACGTTTTTCCGGCAACCACGAAAATGTTGATGATCTCTTTCAGATCGGATGTATCGGTCTGATCAAATCCATCGATAACTTTGATCCAACGATCGGTGTAAAATTCTCCACCTACGCAGTACCAATGATCATAGGTGAAATCCGGCGCTACCTGCGCGACAATAACTCTATCCGTGTCAGCCGTTCCCTGCGCGACACTGCCTACAAGGCAATCCATACAAAAGAGATTCTCTCAAAATCTGAAAACAAAGAACCGACTCTTGACGAAATCGCAGCCGAATCCGGCATTTCCAAAGAGGATATTGTCTTTGCCCTTGATGCCATACAAAGCCCGCTCAGTCTTTATGATCCGGTCTATACTGACGGCGGTGACACACTCTATGTCATGGATCAGATCAGCGACAAAAAAAACCGGGAAGAAAACTGGATCGAAGAACTATCCTTAAACGACGCTCTTAACCGGCTGAACGAACGCGAAAATTATATTTTAAAACTTCGTTTTTTTGAAGGCAAAACGCAGATGGAAGTGGCTGACGAGATCCATATCTCACAGGCTCAGGTCAGCCGTCTGGAAAAATCCGCCTTAAAATCCATCCGTCATTATCTGTCGCTTTAA
- a CDS encoding cell division protein FtsQ/DivIB: MRIKEQRKRKKRRKIGACIFLVVLMLAALTALIVVKVFTVQNVVVEGNSLYSADQIKNMVLDDDYSWNSLYVDLKYRFVDIGEVPFVDTMEISLDDPHTLRISVTEKGILGSFYIDTLGQYAYFDKDGFVVETSSDVIEGVPKITGVTCDSVVLYEKLPLEDSNLLRNLLTLTQLLKKYELEPEEIHYDSAMQPQLTYGTITVNVGSEDYLTQKIARLSAIMPQLSGLSGILHLETWTPDTTDIVFDRADL; the protein is encoded by the coding sequence ATGAGAATCAAAGAACAGAGAAAAAGAAAAAAAAGAAGAAAAATTGGAGCCTGTATATTCTTAGTGGTTCTGATGCTGGCAGCACTTACTGCACTGATCGTGGTAAAGGTGTTTACAGTTCAGAATGTGGTTGTAGAAGGAAACAGTCTTTATTCAGCCGATCAGATTAAAAATATGGTGCTGGATGATGATTATTCGTGGAACAGCCTGTATGTAGACCTGAAATACCGGTTTGTGGACATCGGAGAGGTGCCGTTTGTAGATACAATGGAAATTTCACTGGATGATCCACATACACTGCGGATTTCTGTTACGGAAAAAGGCATTCTCGGAAGTTTCTATATAGATACACTTGGGCAGTATGCATATTTTGATAAAGACGGATTTGTTGTGGAAACTTCATCGGATGTAATCGAGGGAGTGCCAAAGATCACAGGCGTTACCTGCGACAGTGTGGTTTTATATGAAAAACTGCCGCTTGAGGATTCGAATCTGCTGAGAAATCTTCTGACATTGACACAATTATTGAAAAAATATGAGCTGGAACCGGAAGAGATCCATTATGACAGTGCAATGCAGCCACAGCTTACCTACGGAACGATTACAGTCAATGTTGGCTCAGAGGATTATCTGACACAGAAAATTGCAAGACTTTCCGCAATTATGCCACAACTGTCGGGACTGTCCGGTATACTTCATTTAGAAACATGGACGCCGGATACGACAGATATTGTGTTTGACCGTGCAGATCTGTAA
- the sigE gene encoding RNA polymerase sporulation sigma factor SigE gives MYIKFAIPKIRTMIFPGIFRKKKNEVHYIGGAEVLPPPLAGEDEAVCIEMLTSDESGQLARKRLIEHNLRLVVYIAKKFDNTGVGVEDLISIGTIGLIKAINTFNPGKNIKLATYASRCIENEILMYLRRNSKTRMEVSIDEPLNVDWDGNELLLSDILGTDEDVIYHDIETDVEHRLLKTAIGKLSGRERMIIELRFGLNTIDGEEKTQKEVADMLGISQSYISRLEKKIMGRLKKEIVRLE, from the coding sequence ATGTACATAAAATTTGCGATACCAAAGATAAGAACAATGATATTTCCTGGTATTTTTCGAAAGAAAAAGAATGAAGTGCATTATATCGGAGGTGCAGAGGTACTTCCACCGCCACTTGCAGGTGAAGATGAGGCGGTATGTATAGAGATGCTCACAAGTGATGAAAGCGGGCAGCTTGCGAGGAAACGCCTGATCGAACACAACCTGAGACTTGTGGTTTATATTGCAAAGAAATTTGATAATACCGGTGTTGGGGTGGAAGATCTGATCTCGATCGGCACGATCGGCCTGATCAAGGCGATCAACACATTTAATCCAGGAAAAAACATTAAACTGGCGACCTATGCATCGAGATGTATTGAAAACGAAATCCTGATGTATCTGCGGCGAAACAGTAAAACAAGAATGGAAGTGTCTATTGATGAACCCCTAAATGTTGACTGGGATGGAAATGAACTGCTGCTTTCAGATATTTTAGGAACTGACGAGGACGTGATCTACCATGACATTGAAACGGATGTGGAACACCGGCTGCTTAAGACCGCAATTGGAAAGCTTTCCGGAAGGGAACGGATGATCATTGAACTGCGGTTTGGATTAAACACGATTGACGGTGAAGAAAAAACACAGAAGGAGGTTGCGGATATGCTTGGTATTTCCCAGTCTTATATATCCAGACTGGAAAAAAAGATCATGGGAAGACTGAAAAAAGAAATCGTGCGACTGGAATAA
- the ftsZ gene encoding cell division protein FtsZ: MLEIKTTEADTSAKIIVIGVGGAGNNAVNRMIDESIGGVEFIGVNTDKQALALCKAPTLIQIGEKLTKGLGAGAQPEIGQKAAEESMEELSAAVKGADMVFVTCGMGGGTGTGAAPVVAKIAKEQGILTVGVVTKPFKFEAKQRMLNALSGIDRLKESVDTLIVIPNDKLLEIVDRRTTMPDALKKADEVLQQAVQGITDLINLPALINLDFADVSTVMKDKGMAHIGIGNAKGDDKAIEAVKLAVASPLLETTINGASHVIINISGDISLMDANDAASYVQDLAGDNANIIFGAKYDESMTDEATITVIATGLENAQAAPKSKIMPDLRYGNTANVTRPVGTPGINRQAANLGASVQAHTQTQATTPTFSGIQRPRQPESTVQPMDIKIPDFLKNSRK; this comes from the coding sequence TTGCTGGAGATTAAGACAACAGAAGCGGATACCAGTGCAAAGATCATCGTGATCGGAGTAGGAGGAGCTGGTAATAATGCTGTAAATAGAATGATTGATGAGAGTATCGGGGGAGTCGAGTTTATCGGGGTAAACACAGATAAACAGGCTTTGGCACTCTGCAAAGCACCGACACTGATTCAGATCGGTGAGAAGCTGACGAAAGGACTTGGAGCTGGAGCACAGCCTGAGATCGGTCAGAAAGCCGCTGAGGAGAGCATGGAAGAATTATCTGCAGCAGTAAAAGGCGCGGATATGGTTTTTGTAACCTGTGGTATGGGCGGTGGAACCGGAACAGGTGCAGCACCGGTTGTTGCTAAGATTGCAAAAGAGCAGGGAATCTTAACGGTCGGCGTTGTGACAAAGCCATTTAAATTTGAAGCAAAACAGCGTATGTTAAATGCACTTTCCGGTATTGACCGTTTAAAAGAGAGCGTTGATACTCTGATCGTGATCCCGAATGACAAACTTTTGGAGATCGTTGACAGACGTACAACTATGCCGGATGCTTTGAAGAAGGCTGACGAAGTGTTGCAGCAGGCTGTTCAGGGAATTACAGACCTCATTAATCTGCCTGCATTGATCAATCTTGACTTTGCCGATGTTTCCACAGTTATGAAGGACAAGGGTATGGCACATATCGGTATTGGTAATGCAAAGGGTGATGACAAGGCGATCGAAGCAGTTAAACTTGCAGTTGCAAGTCCACTGTTAGAGACAACGATCAATGGTGCATCTCATGTTATCATTAATATATCCGGTGATATTTCCCTGATGGATGCGAACGATGCCGCAAGTTATGTTCAGGATCTTGCAGGTGATAATGCCAATATTATTTTCGGTGCGAAGTATGATGAGTCCATGACAGATGAAGCAACCATCACGGTTATCGCAACAGGACTTGAGAATGCCCAGGCGGCACCAAAGAGCAAGATCATGCCGGATCTCCGTTATGGAAATACTGCGAACGTTACAAGACCGGTTGGAACACCTGGAATTAACAGACAGGCAGCAAATCTTGGTGCAAGTGTACAGGCACATACGCAGACACAGGCAACAACACCGACATTCTCCGGTATCCAAAGACCACGCCAGCCAGAGAGTACGGTACAGCCGATGGATATTAAAATCCCGGATTTCCTTAAAAATTCAAGAAAATAA